The Streptomyces sp. NBC_00775 genome includes the window CGCTGGCGCGGCCTCATGCTCGACGTCTCCCGGCACTTCATGCCCAAGGACGGGGTCCTGCGCCATCTCGACCTCCTGGCCGCCCACAAACTCAACGTCTTCCACTTCCACCTCACCGACGACCAGGGATGGCGTGTTCAGATCAAGCGCTACCCGAGGTTGACGGAGGTCGGGTCCTGGCGGGCGCGCACGAAATTCGGCCATCGCGCCTCACCGCTGTGGGAGGAGAAGCCGCACGGGGGCTTCTACACGCAGGACGACATCCGCGAGATCGTCGCGTACGCAGCCGAGCGGCATATCAGCGTCGTCCCCGAAATCGACATCCCGGGCCACTCGCAGGCCGCCATCGCCGCGTATCCGGAACTCGGCAACACCGACGTCATCGACACGACCTCCCTCTCCGTCTGGGACAGCTGGGGCGTCTCCAAAAACGTACTCGCCCCCACTGACAACACCCTGCGCTTCTACGAGGGGGTGTTCGAGGAACTCCTCGACCTGTTCCCGGCGGACGCCGGACCCTTCTCGGAGTTCGTGCACATCGGCGGCGACGAATGCGCCAAGGACCAGTGGCGGCAGTCGCCCACCGCGCAGGCGCGCATCAAGGAACTCGGGCTCGCGGACGAGGACGAGTTGCAGTCCTGGTTCGTCCGGCACTTCGACAACTGGCTCTCCGCGCGCGGGCGTCGGCTGATCGGCTGGGACGAGATCCTGGAGGGCGGGCTCGCGGACGGCGCGGCCGTGTCCTCGTGGCGCGGCTACCAGGGCGGCGTCACGGCCGCCCGCGCGGGCCACGACGTCGTCATGTGCCCCGAGCAGCAGGTGTACCTGGACCACCGTCAGGCCGCCGGCGAGGACGAGCCGATGCCCATCGGCTATGTCCGCACCCTGGAGGACGTCTACCGCTTCGAGCCGGTGCCGCCGCAGCTCACCGAGGCGGAGGCGCGGCATGTGCTGGGCACTCAGGCCAACGTGTGGACCGAGGTGATGGAGGACCACGCGCGCGTGGACTACCAGACGTACCCGCGGCTCGTGGCCTTCGCCGAGGTCGCCTGGAGTGCCCTGCCCGCCCCCGCCGAACGGGACTTCGCCGGCTTCGAACGGCGGATGACCGCCCACTACGGGCGACTTGACGCCCTTGGAGTGGACTATCGCCCGCCCGCGGGTCCGCTGCCGTGGCAGAAGCGGCCTGCCCCCGAAGGGATGACGGGTGGCCTCGGACGCCCGATCGAGGGGGCGCCCCCAAACGTGTGAGGCGACTCCGAAGACGCGTGTTCCGGGGTGTTCACCCTGGAACTGTGGCCCCACAAGGAAAAAGGCGCCCAAGGGTCACCGAAGAGTGGCAATTCGCACTCACGGGTGATGCCGTACGAAAACGGACCATCTCCCTGGTGAGAGGGGCGAATGCCTCCTAGCGGACCCCAGCGTCGAGGGTCAGGGAAGATGTGCCAGAGTTGCCACGTCCGCCCTGTCAGCACGTACCGTACGGCAGCACAGGTGGGACCAGGTGGGGCAGCGGGAAGGGGCAGCCGGTTTGACCACGCACGCACCGCAGGCGGCGCAGGCCGTGACGCTGCCCGCGTCGCTGGACGAAGCAGTGGCGGCGCTGGCCGCCATGCCCGCCGCCGTTCCGGTGGCCGGCGGCACCGACCTCATGGCCGCCGTCAACTCCGGACAGCTGCGGCCCGCCGCGCTCGTCGGCCTCGGCCGGATCAGCGAGATCCGCGGCTGGCAGTACCAGGACGGCCACGCGCTGCTCGGCGCGGGCCTCACCCACGCCCGCATGGGGCGTCCCGACTTCGCGGCCCTGATTCCGGCGCTGGCCGCCGCCGCGCGCGCCGCCGGTCCGCCGCAGATCCGTAACGCGGGCACCCTGGGCGGCAATATCGCCTCGGCCGCCCCTACGGGGGACGCGCTGCCCGTACTGGCCGCCCTGGAAGCCACCTTGATCATCGCGGGCCAGGGCGGAGCCCGCCGCGAGATCCCCGTGTCGCACCTGCTCGCGGGCGTGGAGATGCTCCGCGGCGGCGAGCTCATCGGCTACGTGCGCGTGCCGCTGCTGCATGCCCCGCAGGTCTTCCTGAAGGCGACGGGACGCACCGGACCCGGCCGCGCGATCGCGTCCGTGGCCCTCGTCCTCGACCCCGCGCGGCGCGGAGTGCGGTGCGCCGTCGGAGCCATAGCGCCGATGCCGCTGCGGCCGCTGGACGCCGAGGCCTGGGTCGCCCAGCTGATCGACTGGGACAACAACCGGGCGATCGTGCCGGAGGCGCTCACCGCGTTCGGGGAGTACGTGGCCGCGGCCTGCATCCCCGACCCCGTCCCCGACGGGGACGGCTCCGTGCAACAGCTTCCGCCCGCGGTACTGCACCTGCGGCGCACCGTCGCCGCGCTGGCCCGACGAGCACTGGGGAGGGCACTGTCGTGACCGACGACCAGTACGGAGAGGGTGCCCCGCCGAGCGGCGGCCGCTGGGATCCGCTGCCCCAGGGCGACTACGACGACGGCGCCACCGCCTTCGTCAAGCTCCCCGAAGGGGGCATCGAAGCCCTGCTCGCCGACCGGGACAGCCCGCTCGCGGCACCCGGCCACGGCTATGTGCCCCCGCAGATCAGCGTGACCCCCGCGACACCCGAGGCGACGGACCCGGCGGCCACGGGGACGTGGACCGTGCCGGCCGGCGCCGTCCAGTGGCCGGATCCGAACGCCGCGCCGCACGACGCCGCGCACGACGACCGGTTCGCGTACCACCCGGGAGCCACCGGGCAGTGGGACTTCAACGAGGCCGCACAGGCGGGCGCCGCCCCCGGGCACGATGTGACCGGACAGTGGTCGATTCCGGTGGCCGGTGGTGATCTTCCGGACGAATCGGGCGAGTTCACCACTTCGGCGCTCGTCGAGCAGTGGGGCGGGACACCGCCCGCCACGCTCCCCGGCGGCGCGGCCGCCCCCTGGGCCACGGAGGCCATCGGACAGGCGTGGTCGGCGGAGCCCCGGGAAACGGCCGCTGAGGCCCCCGTGGAGCCGTCGGCCGGGTCGCATGCGGAATTGCCCGCGCAGGCCGCCCAGCGGGCCGCCGAGCCCGCTCACGAGGCTTCCCCGCCGGTCGCCGACCTCGCGCACGGGGCCACCGGGGCTCCGGAGGCGCACGAACCGGACCAGGCGCACGAGGACCCCGAGGCCGCCGAGGCCTCCGAGGGGGCCGCCGCCGAAGAGGCGCAGGACGCCGACACCGCCGCGCCGCCCCCGCACGACGAACACCCCCTCGCCGCCTACGTCCTGCGCGTCAACGGCGCCGACCGCCCCGTGACCGACGCCTGGATCGGCGAATCGCTGCTCTACGTCCTGCGCGAGCGGCTCGGCCTGGCGGGCGCCAAGGACGGCTGCTCGCAGGGCGAGTGCGGCGCCTGCAACGTCCAGGTGGACGGACGGCTCGTGGCGTCCTGCCTGGTGCCCGCCGTCACCGCCGCCGGCAGCGAGGTGCGCACCGTCGAGGGCCTGGCCACCGACGGGCAGCCCTCCGACGTGCAGCGGGCGCTCGCCAAGTGCGGCGCCGTGCAGTGCGGTTTCTGCGTACCGGGCATGGCGATGACCGTGCACGACCTCCTTGAGGGCAACCCCGCGCCGACCGAGCTGGAGGCCCGCCAGGCACTGTGCGGCAACCTGTGCCGCTGCTCCGGCTACCGCGGGGTCCTGGACGCCGTACGCGAGGTCGTCAACGAACGCGAGGCGCACTCCGCGGCCGCCGCCGAAGCCACGCCGGACCCGGACGAGGCACGCATCCCGCACCAGGCGGGTCCCGGCGCGGGCGGCGTCCACCCGTCGGCGTTCGAGGCATCGGCCGGGCCGGCCGCACCACAGGCACGGTACGACGACACTTCCACTTCTCCGTACGACCCCCAAGCGCCGCATGAGCAGCCGTACGGCCAGGACGGAGGCCAGGCGTGAGCAACGAAGCCGCGACCGTGACACCGGCGGCACCCGAGAGCGGCCCCGAGCCCCTGCCGCACGGGCTGGGCGTCTCGCTGCCCGCCGCCGAGGCCCGCGCCAAGACGGAGGGCACCTTCCCGTACGCGGCCGACCTGTGGGCCGAGGGCCTGCTGTGGGCCGCCGTGCTCAGGTCGCCCCACCCGCACGCGCGCATCGTGTCCATCGACACCAGCCACGCGCGCGAGATGCCCGGCGTGCGGGCGGTCATCACCCACGAGGACGTGCCCGGCAGCGCGCTGCACGGCCGCGGCACGGCGGACCGCCCGGTGTTCGCCTCCGAGGTCGTACGCCACCACGGGGAGCCCATCGCGGCCGTCGCCGCCGACCACCCGGACACCGCGCGGATGGCCGCCGCCGCCGTCATCGTCGAGTACGAAGTACTCGACGCGGTGACCGACCCGGAGCAGGCCTTCGAGGCCGAGCCCCTGCATCCCGACGGCAACCTGATCCGCCACATCCCGCTGCGCCACGGCGACCCGGAGGCGGCCGGCGAGATCGTCGTCGAGGGCCAGTACCGCATCGGCCGCCAGGACCCGGCCCCGATCGGCGCGGAGGCGGGCCTCGCCGTGCCCCGCCCCGACGGCGGAGTCGAGCTCTACGTGGCGTCCACCGACCCGCACACCGACCGCGACGCGGCCGCCGCCTGCTACGGCCTGGAACCCGAGCGGGTGAAGGTCGTCGTCACCGGCGTCCCCGGCGCCACCGCCGACCGCG containing:
- a CDS encoding 2Fe-2S iron-sulfur cluster-binding protein, whose product is MTDDQYGEGAPPSGGRWDPLPQGDYDDGATAFVKLPEGGIEALLADRDSPLAAPGHGYVPPQISVTPATPEATDPAATGTWTVPAGAVQWPDPNAAPHDAAHDDRFAYHPGATGQWDFNEAAQAGAAPGHDVTGQWSIPVAGGDLPDESGEFTTSALVEQWGGTPPATLPGGAAAPWATEAIGQAWSAEPRETAAEAPVEPSAGSHAELPAQAAQRAAEPAHEASPPVADLAHGATGAPEAHEPDQAHEDPEAAEASEGAAAEEAQDADTAAPPPHDEHPLAAYVLRVNGADRPVTDAWIGESLLYVLRERLGLAGAKDGCSQGECGACNVQVDGRLVASCLVPAVTAAGSEVRTVEGLATDGQPSDVQRALAKCGAVQCGFCVPGMAMTVHDLLEGNPAPTELEARQALCGNLCRCSGYRGVLDAVREVVNEREAHSAAAAEATPDPDEARIPHQAGPGAGGVHPSAFEASAGPAAPQARYDDTSTSPYDPQAPHEQPYGQDGGQA
- a CDS encoding FAD binding domain-containing protein; its protein translation is MTTHAPQAAQAVTLPASLDEAVAALAAMPAAVPVAGGTDLMAAVNSGQLRPAALVGLGRISEIRGWQYQDGHALLGAGLTHARMGRPDFAALIPALAAAARAAGPPQIRNAGTLGGNIASAAPTGDALPVLAALEATLIIAGQGGARREIPVSHLLAGVEMLRGGELIGYVRVPLLHAPQVFLKATGRTGPGRAIASVALVLDPARRGVRCAVGAIAPMPLRPLDAEAWVAQLIDWDNNRAIVPEALTAFGEYVAAACIPDPVPDGDGSVQQLPPAVLHLRRTVAALARRALGRALS
- a CDS encoding beta-N-acetylhexosaminidase; translation: MTDVIPAPRHVTDHGADFYELGPGTKLAAGEGTERTERWLRGVLGAATGLPLNPGDGEDDDVIRVYIHSMVTKDLGDEGYRLAVTPKGVHLVGGGAAGLFWGAQTLRQLLGPDAFRRAPLPGREWRLPVTHIQDSPRFRWRGLMLDVSRHFMPKDGVLRHLDLLAAHKLNVFHFHLTDDQGWRVQIKRYPRLTEVGSWRARTKFGHRASPLWEEKPHGGFYTQDDIREIVAYAAERHISVVPEIDIPGHSQAAIAAYPELGNTDVIDTTSLSVWDSWGVSKNVLAPTDNTLRFYEGVFEELLDLFPADAGPFSEFVHIGGDECAKDQWRQSPTAQARIKELGLADEDELQSWFVRHFDNWLSARGRRLIGWDEILEGGLADGAAVSSWRGYQGGVTAARAGHDVVMCPEQQVYLDHRQAAGEDEPMPIGYVRTLEDVYRFEPVPPQLTEAEARHVLGTQANVWTEVMEDHARVDYQTYPRLVAFAEVAWSALPAPAERDFAGFERRMTAHYGRLDALGVDYRPPAGPLPWQKRPAPEGMTGGLGRPIEGAPPNV